The proteins below are encoded in one region of Pseudomonas sp. SCB32:
- a CDS encoding F0F1 ATP synthase subunit I — MEPRTPNRLPFHRQPAFRLLLVQLVVLLIGAAALWFAQGSVAGYSGLLGGLIAWLPNLYFARKAFRYSGARSAQLIVRSFYAGEAGKLILTAVLFALTFAGVKPLAPLALFGIYLLTLVVSWFAPLLMRNTFTRP; from the coding sequence ATGGAACCCCGCACGCCCAATCGCCTGCCCTTCCATCGCCAACCGGCTTTTCGCCTGTTGCTCGTCCAGCTGGTGGTGCTGCTTATCGGTGCAGCGGCCCTGTGGTTTGCCCAGGGATCGGTCGCAGGCTATTCCGGCCTGCTGGGTGGCCTGATTGCGTGGTTGCCGAATCTGTACTTTGCTCGCAAGGCGTTCCGCTATAGCGGTGCGCGTTCAGCCCAGCTGATAGTCCGGTCCTTTTATGCCGGTGAGGCGGGAAAACTGATTTTGACGGCAGTGCTCTTCGCACTGACGTTTGCAGGTGTGAAGCCGCTGGCGCCGTTGGCGCTGTTCGGCATCTACCTGCTGACCCTGGTGGTCAGCTGGTTTGCACCCCTGCTGATGCGAAACACATTTACAAGACCTTAG
- a CDS encoding ParB/RepB/Spo0J family partition protein: MAAKKRGLGRGLDALLSGSSAATLQEEAVQVDSKELQHLPLDLIQRGKYQPRRDMDPQALEELAQSIKAQGVMQPIVVRPIDKGRYEIIAGERRWRASQQAGLDKIPAMVREVPDEAAIAMALIENIQREDLNPIEEAAALQRLQQEFQLTQQQVADAVGKSRVTVANLLRLIALPDEIKTLLSHGDLEMGHARALLGLPENRQVEGARHVVARGLTVRQTEALVRQWLNAPGEPVKPVKSDPDISRLEQRLAERLGAPVQIRHGQKGKGQLVIRYNSLDELQGVLAHIR, encoded by the coding sequence ATGGCCGCCAAGAAACGAGGTCTCGGACGCGGGCTGGACGCCCTGCTCAGTGGCTCCAGCGCCGCTACCCTGCAGGAAGAAGCCGTTCAGGTCGACAGCAAGGAGCTCCAGCACCTGCCGCTGGACCTGATCCAGCGCGGCAAGTACCAGCCGCGCCGCGACATGGACCCCCAAGCCCTGGAAGAACTCGCCCAGTCCATCAAGGCCCAGGGCGTGATGCAGCCGATCGTGGTTCGCCCGATCGACAAGGGCCGCTACGAGATCATCGCCGGCGAACGCCGCTGGCGTGCCAGCCAGCAGGCCGGCCTGGACAAGATCCCGGCCATGGTCCGTGAAGTGCCGGACGAAGCCGCTATCGCCATGGCGCTGATCGAGAACATCCAGCGCGAAGACCTCAACCCCATCGAGGAAGCCGCCGCGCTGCAGCGACTGCAGCAGGAGTTCCAGCTGACCCAGCAGCAGGTCGCCGATGCCGTGGGCAAATCCCGCGTGACCGTGGCCAACCTGCTGCGCCTGATCGCCCTGCCGGACGAGATCAAGACTCTGCTGTCCCATGGCGACCTGGAAATGGGCCATGCCCGTGCCCTGCTCGGTTTGCCGGAGAATCGGCAGGTCGAAGGTGCGCGACATGTTGTCGCACGCGGCCTCACGGTGCGTCAGACTGAAGCACTGGTCCGTCAGTGGCTCAATGCCCCTGGCGAACCTGTCAAACCGGTCAAGAGTGATCCGGACATCAGCCGGCTGGAACAGCGCCTGGCTGAGCGCCTGGGGGCTCCGGTGCAGATTCGCCATGGCCAAAAAGGCAAAGGCCAGCTGGTGATCCGCTACAACTCCCTCGATGAGCTTCAGGGCGTTCTCGCCCACATACGCTGA
- a CDS encoding ParA family protein, which produces MAKVFAIANQKGGVGKTTTCINLAASLVATKRRVLMIDLDPQGNATTGSGVDKLSLDHSIYDVLTGECDLAQAMQFSEHGGYQLLPANRDLTAAEVVLLEMEMKEHRLRHALAPIRENYDFILIDCPPSLSMLTVNALSASDGVIIPMQCEYYALEGLTDLMNSIQRIAERLNPALKIEGLLRTMYDPRISLTNDVSAQLQEHFGDKLYTTVIPRNVRLAEAPSFGMPALVYDKQSRGALAYLALAAEVVRRQRSARTTATA; this is translated from the coding sequence ATGGCTAAGGTATTCGCGATCGCCAACCAGAAAGGCGGCGTCGGCAAGACCACGACCTGCATCAACCTCGCCGCTTCGCTGGTCGCAACCAAGCGTCGCGTGCTGATGATCGACCTCGATCCACAGGGCAATGCCACCACCGGCAGCGGTGTGGATAAGTTGTCCCTGGACCATTCCATCTACGACGTGCTCACCGGTGAATGCGATCTGGCCCAGGCCATGCAGTTCTCCGAGCACGGCGGCTACCAGCTGCTGCCCGCCAACCGCGACCTCACCGCCGCGGAAGTAGTGCTGCTGGAGATGGAGATGAAAGAACACCGCCTGCGCCACGCACTGGCGCCGATCCGTGAGAACTACGATTTCATCCTGATCGACTGCCCGCCGTCGCTATCGATGCTGACCGTCAACGCCCTGTCCGCCTCGGACGGCGTGATCATTCCGATGCAGTGCGAGTACTACGCGCTCGAAGGTCTGACCGACCTGATGAACAGCATCCAGCGCATCGCCGAGCGCCTGAACCCGGCGCTGAAGATCGAAGGCCTGCTGCGCACCATGTACGACCCGCGCATCAGCCTGACCAACGATGTAAGTGCGCAGTTGCAGGAGCACTTCGGCGACAAGCTCTACACCACCGTAATCCCGCGCAACGTGCGATTGGCCGAAGCTCCCAGCTTCGGCATGCCGGCGTTGGTCTACGACAAGCAATCCCGCGGTGCCCTCGCCTACCTGGCACTGGCCGCCGAGGTGGTGCGCCGCCAGCGTTCCGCCCGCACCACCGCCACCGCCTAA
- the rsmG gene encoding 16S rRNA (guanine(527)-N(7))-methyltransferase RsmG: MSLVTARHADELARGIESLGLNIDTASQQRLLDYLALLAKWNKAYNLTAVRDVDEMVSRHLLDSLSIVARFEAAGGDRWLDVGSGGGMPGIPLAILFPGKSLTLLDSNGKKTRFLTQVKLELKLDNLQVIHSRVEAFQPEQPFNGIVSRAFSSLEDFTNWTRHLGDDRTNWLAMKGVHPSEELAALPEDFRVEAEYALAVPGCQGQRHLLILRRTA, encoded by the coding sequence ATGTCCCTGGTCACTGCCCGCCACGCCGATGAACTCGCGCGTGGCATCGAATCGCTCGGCCTGAACATCGACACGGCTTCCCAGCAGCGCCTGCTGGATTACCTGGCCCTGCTGGCCAAGTGGAACAAGGCCTACAACCTCACCGCCGTGCGCGATGTGGATGAGATGGTCTCGCGCCACCTGCTCGACAGCCTGAGCATCGTCGCCCGGTTCGAAGCCGCCGGCGGTGACCGCTGGCTGGACGTCGGCAGCGGCGGCGGCATGCCCGGCATCCCGCTGGCCATCCTGTTCCCCGGCAAGTCCCTGACCCTGCTGGACAGCAACGGCAAGAAGACCCGCTTCCTAACCCAGGTGAAGCTGGAGCTCAAGCTGGACAACCTCCAGGTTATCCACAGCCGGGTGGAGGCCTTCCAACCCGAACAGCCGTTCAACGGCATCGTCTCACGGGCTTTCAGTAGCCTCGAAGACTTCACGAACTGGACGCGCCACCTCGGCGACGACCGCACCAATTGGCTGGCCATGAAAGGCGTACACCCCAGCGAGGAGCTCGCGGCACTCCCGGAAGATTTCCGGGTCGAAGCCGAATACGCTCTGGCGGTGCCGGGTTGCCAAGGCCAGCGCCATCTGCTGATACTGCGCCGCACTGCATGA